The genomic interval ATACACAAAGTGATTGTTAAATTATAGCTCTAAGATGATAAAAGGATTTAAACCAACTGAAAAGTTTgaataactgaataaaatacattcatcaaCAAATAACAAGAATCCTTGTTAGATAAATctgccaagtttggtgagttttccGATATAATAACATCGTATCAACTAAAGAGGTTAAGACTGTTAATGAGTAGGGTGTCCTAACTTTTTCCTCcagtatttttgttatttttcttgagttaaacatgagtaattttacagaagtaaataaaaaatgagtagatatacatttataaacaaataaaaaaaacatttattttgaaaaacctcTATTAATGGGAtagctacattttttttcacaattgtAAATGTGACTGGTGGATTTCTGCGTTGTGTGTTATGTGGTGAtcagacaaaccacaaaaaatgttaaaaatgttaaggcACGTTTATTTATCCTGTCAATCGggagacattagcattagcacatagcATGTGCTCCAGTTCGCCAGCCCGATCTATACAAAATATTAGTATTAACATGCATCAGATGTTATAAAGGTGTAATAGCAACTCAATTGAAAATATCCATCAGTAATACAGgcggaaaaataaacattcgaacaatataaatgaaaggaTTACAACGGATTATAAAACTTGCCTCtccccagtggaacaagtaacaaaagggaagaggaaattaataacTGAGTATTTATAATGGTCCTGGAGGCCCctaacaaaagaagaagaaagaagggcgGAGCTGGAGGACCAAACCCCTTATAGCAGACACAGAGGAACACAAGGATAGACAAATATAagagaacaaataaattaaagaaaacattttgtggaaatatataACTAACAATATAAACCCAGTTACATAAAGATCCTACAAGAgaataaatatgaatgttggctgaACAACAAACAGGACATCACCAGGAATATtagtgttgattttttaaatctttgtttattCTTCCAGGTCCAGTGAAGGACGTTGGTCAGAACCTGATACATGCAAAGGTGGGAGACGACGTTATTCTGCCATGTCATCTGGAGCCTCCATTTGACGTGAACAGACTTACAATTGAATGGAGATTCAAGGATCAAATAATACTTGTGTATCACAGAGGAGCTGAAGATGATGAAACTTCAGACCCAAAGTACCAGGACAGAACCTTTATGTTCCATGATGAGtttaaaaaaggcaacattTCCCTCAAATTGATCAAAGTGACCAAAGAGGATGAAGGGAATTATACTTGCTTTGTTCCCAACCTGCAAAGTAAAGTCAGGAAGGGGAACGTTACTCTAAAACTTGGTGAGTTATTTAAATTAAGATAATTTAAGACAAACCAGATAAATATATTGATGTCTATAACACTTAATGTAATTCCTCAACAGATAAAAATGGAGCCCAAGACAACTTGAATGTTCCTGGAGGTAAATATGTTTAACTAGATAACCAGTGGTTACTGGGACTCtgacttagttttagattttctttgttaCCTGAAGCCATTGAGGCTCGTTGGGTTGAATATTCGTCTTCCAGCTTTTCCTATTGTCATGTTGATGTGCAGCTGGGCAAGGCAGATAACTCCTCAATACCTTTTGATCTGcatgtaggggtgtgtgtgtgtgtgtgtgtgtgtgtgtgtgtgagagagtgaatgggtgaatgtgtcTGCAGTGTGCAGCACTTTGAGAGGTCAGGTTGACtggaaatactttaaataacTTCAGTCCATCAATGTTTCTATCTTTACCTTCTCAGACAATAAGAACCAATAAATGtcttgatttgatttaattatcAGGTTAATCACATTTCCTTGTACAATTGTTGGagtaaataacaaataaaaggaCTAAAACTGAACACATGAGGGCATTTCTATGGTGTGAAAACTTGATtaatattatttgaataaatcaaCATCCCATCTTCAGAAATCTGGAACAAAAGAACCAAAGAAAGAACCAAACTGGTGGAAATCCAGTTTTTAATCTTCCTCCCTTTCAGGAagtttttttcaacttttatctCACATCCACAACTGAACCTACTTTGAAATAAGAGGATGTGAATCAATCTTTAAGATTATTCACAACTATGACATCATCTAGACACATTGATATGAAAGCTTctaaatttaagaaaagaaataaactggcatttaacaaacaaaagtttagCTTTTGTTCCTtctaactaaactaaaaaaatgtttggtttcataCAATTTAGAGTcagacagtaaaaataaaaaggttctgggtccatttgtgtgtgtgtgtgtgtgtgtgtgtgtgtgtgtgtgtgtgtgtgtgtgtgtgtgtgtgtgtgtgtgtgtgtgtgtgtgtgtgtgtgtgtgtgtgtgtgtgttacagtaaATGTTGACCCCTGAATGATGAGGTGACTGTTGGTTCACAACTTTGATctcattaataaacaaaaatatgtaaaattaaattcaaaatattcaaaagtggatttttaaaaacttgtttttcttttttgtcacagaACCTCATCGTAGAGTTAttgttgttggtgttgttgttgttgtttttgaaacactcatcctcatcatcaccatcaAATACCGTCGCCCCAGTGCTGAACAAAGTAAGTCagtctttgtctttgttaatCTTGCAGGATTTTGGTGAATTAATGACTAATAATCTccataaatgcatatttaaattgatagaaaatatagattttaatattttgcaaaaactgATGTGAAgctgaagagaaataaaacagaaacatggatcTGTCTTgataaacatgaagaaaagttctgcagttttcacatatttattaatatctgtttgtgtttgtctgaaaataaaataataaaactagaaaccattatgagtaactttattctcttttaggtctttgttgtttattgtagCCTTTCTGCTGCCCAGgttgatgaaacattttaacagacAAAAACTGTTAAGAATTAAATATTGtcacttatttatattttgtgttaagATAAATATTCACTGTTTACTTTCTgttgtgttcagtttttccatGGTGGAGGAAAAACTTTCCTCAAAGGAGAAATTATTGAGGTATGGAAACAGAACAATTacagaataataatttatgttaattctttattttttattttcctgctcatTGATAAACTAAACTAAGGACTGTAGTCACTGAACATCACAGCTGAACATCAAACCAGGAAACTGAACTTCTTGTTGGTGACTGAATCTGACTGACCAGATCATTTGATGTAGCAGCAATGAACTGGTGACCTTACTGGTTTAATCCCAGTTCACCAGCTTCCCCACTGACCTGAACAGTGAAATGAAGGTTTAGACCAGAAGATctggaaaaaactaaagaaaaacagccaagaatcaagaaaacaaaacccaacaatagaaataaaactattaaaaattgtaaactcataactcagattttctctttgttgtgtttcttcaaCAGAGAAGTTTATagttaattaaaacatgtttaagatTATAATTACATCtgaccaattaaaaaaagaaactagatCTTAATGAAAGACGTTTCTTCTACTTTGTGAAAGTTAAATTCAAAAGATTCATTTAATCTGACAAGAATCATCTGAATATAAATTAcatattcaatttaatttgactgtttacatttttattttaatatgattcaatttctggattctcttaTTTTTGTCAACAAGCATctggaaacaaatgaaagaaattatttcacaaaaagtcaaaactttactgcttttaatttatttgtttgctaattgatgataattttcttgtgaaaaactagaaatgatataattctgtttttattcaagccATCTTAATAATAATGTTACTTTTGGATTTCAAACAATCAGAAgaagattttattgaaaacattttgttttgtgtttcatagATCGGAGAGGAAACGGTAACCAaggagatgaagatgaaaaaGATCTTTTACAggaacaacaaaaccaaagtgTCTGAATTATTCATCCTGATCTGAAATCTCTTCAACCATTTGTTGGTATGAAAACTGTTACATGTTTAGAAAtatgaataatgaataaaatactaTATGACTTAAACCCAAAAGCAAGTCCTTCATATTAGATCAaagatttaataattttgtttttagattaaaataaggATGAAGAATCATGtaagttaaaaaataacattttatgtccataaatgtttctgtagtttagagTTTCTtactcagtttttaaaaacagatttttctttgaaagtatttttttatacatgtaaAAGTTGACAGACTTGATCCCCAGTTTGTGtctaaaaaaggtttttaatttaatttctgtcagtgaatcttatttttaatgctcTTGTTACATaaataaccaaatatttatgtattttatttaaattctcctaaaaacatttaagttcaGAGATGATCAAAGGATTGAACCACTGACCCAAATTATTGACCTTATTCCTGCATTTTATGACAGTCGtcaatttttaaagtaaaacttttaagtttatttatttactttgaatgAAAGTGTTGAAAAAACATCTGAGATGTTGATGCTTTCCAACATTCATCatcataaatacaaacataacaATCTTTCTACTAAACTGACAGGAAAAACTCACATCAGataaatatttgactgtttctatcctgaacaaaaaacagagaagatgaAAGATTGtcaaattcatttatttcttttgagaCTGTAGAAAATAACAGTGAAAATCTGATCATGATATTAAACATCAGGATTATTGTATTTGCTTTAtcctcagatttaaaaaatggctttaACCCTTAATTTGCCACgatgtgcataagactgacatgattCTGTcataaagatgaaataaaacctgaagatTCTTCATGAATGTCTGACTGTCATGAAGAGTCATTAGGGAAATAATCACACTTTTAATATAAAGTTGCTTTAAAGTGTcagctttgcattattttgttaataatgacactttaatgcacccattgaaaaaaaatatataagtgtaatataaataaattgactaaagatcaatttcaaggaaattattgttttttgtttctaggtttttttttaatggacatgaaaaatataaattccgttttttatttccaaataagtAAATGAGTAGGTTGTCGTTATTGATCCTTAATTAtcgagaaataataaaacatcattgcacaagtattgattgaaatggttagtattggagttaataatcagatacaaaaatgttttggaggaatcttttggtttctgacactattagATGATTAAACAttccccgggtcaaattgacccaccaACATTATTGCTGGACCCCAGAAACGAACCTAACAGGAGAGTTAAGAACCGTTCTGGTTCAGAGATCCACAACCTTCATCCTCAGAGCTCAACATCCTCCATCATTTGAATGTGACTTTGTTCTAACAACTTGATTGCAATGAttgcagcagctcctctgcagGCCATCAGGTTCTTCAGAGGAGTTTTAATCATTCAATCATTCATGTGGCTGCAGGGAAACTGATTATAttgttatataaatatattaatgctTGTATATTGTTATTGATGTTCACATTGTTTCAAtgttgttcttatttttattcatatctgCCCTTAAATCACGTCTTCCTTCTGTTTCTGATaattattattgaatatttttgcatgtgTGAATTTTATCTGTTGGGTTTATTTCCAGTGGGAATTTAATGTacataattatgtaaaaaaactctctctgtgctaaagctctattaatcaatgatttcatcactgagcATAATATCaatgttatgtttctgacagaaatattgttgaatgacaataatgaactGATTgtactaattgaatctgcggctcctaactacaatttctaaagtgagaatagaaaacataaaaaaggaggaggcgtggcttaaatatttaagaataccGTAAATAGCAGCAAAAATCTTAGtgagtttataaatcactgaatggtttagcaccacaatacattaaagatctgctgctgttgtatcaaccttccagaacctctcaggttctggttctggttctggttctggtctgcagaTTCTATGTtacattgtgtttctgtgtttgatttgatgtaaagcaccttgaaatgccttactgctgaaatgtgctatacaaataaagtttgattgatttgattgaaaaaaagtgtgtttttaatctTACTGTATTAATTatctttattgctttttctAAAGTGTGATTATCAgctgctgattatttttataacttttattcCCAGACCTAAACACAGTAGAATAAAGTAAAGACATTGAGAATATAGAATCTGCAgaaatttcagattaaaatataaacttattCTTCATGAACTGCAgtaaaaatgatcagatttgATCTGACAGTTTATATAAAGTTTccagcagattttatttcattccctctttcaaaatgtttatttttaattatgagtTCCACATTAAATTGAACATTATTCCTTCCAAACAttataaactttgttttattcaggtttagtgagaaattatttctgttaaatctCAGTTCTATTTTGTGTCTTCAGTCCTAATTGGATTATTgaaaaactgatcatttaaaaacatttaaaattcaataatttaatttatgtttcttgatattttgttgctgagctaataaaatattaaactttcctcgtttctttgttttcagtgtttttcaaacttttctctgtcagatttttatctttatagttaaataaataaacaggaagtagaaacaTAGAATCTGATAAAAGATattcaattaataaataagaataaattaaatcaacaaatgttactaaattattttttgttgtttcctgaTTCTGTTTCATGTAAACTGGAGTGAAGATCACAGAGTGAAGCATCAGGATGAAGCTGCTGATCAACTGATCAgatcaatatttaataatcagaaataaaaacatttcattaaaggaaacatttctaaatctgttttcacATCAGAACTgaataaagacagaaaggaggagAAATACTAACTTTCACTGCTGAGCAGCTTTTATTCAGAGCTTAGAGCGCCACCATGTGGACAAAACCACACATTGCAGCTGAGAAGCTCAAGATCTGCTTGTTCATTCTGGTACCGATCTCCAGTGAACGTTTCGggagagaggcggggtcacctggacaggtcctACTGAGAAA from Gambusia affinis linkage group LG18, SWU_Gaff_1.0, whole genome shotgun sequence carries:
- the LOC122821030 gene encoding uncharacterized protein LOC122821030 — encoded protein: MKMISSILLLLILSSCLCAATFVVNVTQSSYQAEENHSITLEWTFPTKTQGTYRELFIICEFRTLVKSRVIYVHRNGVELPESQDEQFSGRVQSDKDVLREGRIRLHVSRLRTEDSGLYLCDVKTEDGFNSAECRLNVTGPVKDVGQNLIHAKVGDDVILPCHLEPPFDVNRLTIEWRFKDQIILVYHRGAEDDETSDPKYQDRTFMFHDEFKKGNISLKLIKVTKEDEGNYTCFVPNLQSKVRKGNVTLKLDKNGAQDNLNVPGEPHRRVIVVGVVVVVFETLILIITIKYRRPSAEQIFPWWRKNFPQRRNY